The following nucleotide sequence is from Solanum dulcamara chromosome 7, daSolDulc1.2, whole genome shotgun sequence.
CAGAAAATACAAAAGTAGCAGAAAATACAAAAGTAAAGAAGACATAGTAAATGATAAAATAGACCTTCTCAACCTAGCTGGAAATGAAGCATCTAAACCTGGAAGAAGAAAAAACCTACCAGACCACCAAATGTTTGGGAATATAATTAGTCAACCAAGGGAATTTAGGAAAAGTTCTTTAATTGGCAGACAAAGGACTTTGTTTAATCAGTTCACTGGCCGGTAAGGGACTTAATATTAGAAAAGTAATGTCACTGATTATTCCAGGGGAAAGGCCAAGTCTTCAGCAGCTAATAGCCAACAGTCTATTTGTATGCCACACATGCACAATAAGGTTgacagaagaaaaaaaagaataattccTGACTATATTAATCAGAAGATTTTGTCACAAACAATGCCAGTAAAGGTAGATGTAATCGTTACATAAAGAATCAACATGCATTACAACTTTTCCTACATGTACCATAATAATCAGGAGAACCAACCATAAAAACAGGATTCCTTTCACACTCTCCAGTAGCAGCCCATCGAGTACAGTTCTCATCTTCATCGGTACAATTGGTATCATCATCTGATTGTAGTGGATCCTTTTGTACAGTAATACTTCTGAGATAAAAGAATTTGATGGCATACCACATTTCACCATCAACAATAGGGCATCTTGCATGGGAGCTACTCCTGTCAGGGGATGCATCGAGGTGGACATTGAAAAACACAATTGCGTTTCCTTTAGTTGGTCTCAAGGTGTCACTACTCTTCGTACAGTCGGACAAGATCTTATTCTACACCAGGAGTTcgaattaattagaataaaaCCACAAAAAGCAAACGAAATTAAGTACAACAAAGCACTCTCTTTTACCTCCGACTCAGGGAAGAGGATCTGACCACCCTGCGTCACATTTGATAGATACAAAATGACGGTCGCCATTAATGGTTCGTTGGACTTGAGTGCGGAATCCCTCTCAAAATAACTATAATTCCCCTTTAAACTCTCACTCCCAGAATGCAGAACATGCAATGGCTTGCTGTTTCCTGAAGGCAAGGATGATAGCGGTCAGTCATACAACACTGAAAAGGTAGACCCAAAACCTTCAGTTGGGAGGGTACCTAGAAAGAAACAAATGGAACTCAACATATCTGGCAATAAAAACTACCTTTAGGCAGAAAGGTCCAAGCTGAGATCCTTTCTTCGATCCTTGAGGAAGTAGGATCCTAGAATTTAAAGAACAGTACCAAAAAAACATGTATAAGTACTGAGTACGGAGTTTTATCAACATGAACTGCTTTCTCTGCCAGCATATTTAGTGAGCAAGGAATTCACTGTCATGGTAAGTAAAGATAGAGCCTTAATGCACAATTACTAATATGGAAAAGAgcctaaaatacccttaaacTATGGCTTTTGATACAATAATACCCTTCGTTAACCTTTCACGCCAAAAATGCCCCCAACGTCAATCTTTTGGTTCTAAACTACCCTTATTTTTAATGGCCCTCTCCGAAAATACAATTATGGAATTCATTTATTAAGTGGCACAATACTATTGGTTGgttttaaaataaagtaattaattaaattcCCAACCCACAATCCGAATCCACCTAATAACTCATACCCGCCCCACCTAAAAGCCccattaaaaagaagaagaagaaccttcACTCTTCAACTGATGCATTTGTTTAAGAGCGCATTACATAGAAAAAtagcataattttttattttggtgtACTGATTAAGTAATTAATTTCTCAATTACAAATAGacaaactttttctttttcagaatTCAAAAGTTGTAATCTGGTTTActactttcttcttctttcctcCTTCAACAAAAGCTGAATGAGTGAAATTGCTATTAAGCAATTGGATTCTTCTCAGAGCATTCGTTAATGGCAAATGTCCTTCTGGTGTT
It contains:
- the LOC129896542 gene encoding probable prolyl 4-hydroxylase 12 isoform X1, which produces MASFLWVFIFVALGIYSEVLFAQKSRKELRAEEVNGDGIIQLGHPVRSNRFDPSHVVQLSWRPRVFLYRDFLSEEETDHLISLVHDKRNSSTVDNASVDAVKFPPGIPLDANDPTSSRIEERISAWTFLPKGNSKPLHVLHSGSESLKGNYSYFERDSALKSNEPLMATVILYLSNVTQGGQILFPESENKILSDCTKSSDTLRPTKGNAIVFFNVHLDASPDRSSSHARCPIVDGEMWYAIKFFYLRSITVQKDPLQSDDDTNCTDEDENCTRWAATGECERNPVFMVGSPDYYGTCRKSCNAC
- the LOC129896542 gene encoding probable prolyl 4-hydroxylase 12 isoform X2 gives rise to the protein MATKVRVFLYRDFLSEEETDHLISLVHDKRNSSTVDNASVDAVKFPPGIPLDANDPTSSRIEERISAWTFLPKGNSKPLHVLHSGSESLKGNYSYFERDSALKSNEPLMATVILYLSNVTQGGQILFPESENKILSDCTKSSDTLRPTKGNAIVFFNVHLDASPDRSSSHARCPIVDGEMWYAIKFFYLRSITVQKDPLQSDDDTNCTDEDENCTRWAATGECERNPVFMVGSPDYYGTCRKSCNAC